Genomic DNA from Desulfovibrio sp. TomC:
CCGCCGCCGGAGGCATCTTCTCTTCTATCTTTTCTTCCCTTCCTACGCCTTACCCACTGCTGCAGCGCCGGCGCGCAGGGCTTCGGCATTTTTGGGGATGAGGTGGCTGTAGTGCTTGGCGATGACGTGGCCGAGGCTGTCTTCGACGGCGGACAGCGGCAGCACGCCGGTGGCCTCGACGTAGGCGCCAAGGGCCACCATGTTGGCCATGCGGGTATTGCCGAGGGAGTCGGCGATTTCATTGCAGGCCACGGGCACGAGACGCACGCGGGCGGCGTCGGCCAGGGCCGGGTCGATCAGGGACGAGTTGACGATGAGCACGCCGCCGTCGATGAGCTGGGGCTGGAACTTGTCCAGCGACGGGCGGTTCATGATAATGAGGCTTTTGGGGCTGCGGATAATGGGCGAACCAATGGCGTCGTCGGAGATGACGACGGTGCAGTTGGCGGTGCCGCCGCGCATTTCCGGCCCGTAGACCGGGATGTAGGTGACGTTTAACCCATGTTCCATGCCGGCGTAGGCCAGCAAGTTGCCGATGAGCATGACGCCCTGGCCGCCGAATCCGGCGATGATCACGTCCTGGTAGAGGCTCACGGCTATTCCTCCTTGGCTGCGTCCTTGAAGACGCCGAGCGGGAATTCGGGGATCATTTCCTTGCCGATGCGTTCGTTGGACGCCACGGGCGAGAGCTTCCAGTTGGTGGGGCAGGTGGCCAGGATCTCGACGAAGCCGAAGCCCTCGTCGTTCAACTGGGTCTCAAAAGCCCGGCGGATGGCCCGTTTGGTCTGGGCCATATTCTTCATGTTGTTGACGGCGGTGCGGGCGCAGTAGGCCACGCCGCCCAAGGTGGCGATGATTTCGGCCATGTGCATGGGGCCGCCTTCGCGTTCCAGGCAGCGCCCGCCGGGGCAGGTGGTGGTCTTCTGGCCGATCATGGTGGTCGGGGCCATCTGGCCGCCGGTCATGCCGTAGACGGTGTTGTTGACGAAGATGACCGAGATGCGTTCGCCCCGGTTGGCGGCGTGCATGATCTCGGCCAGGCCGATGGAGGCCAGGTCGCCGTCGCCCTGGTAGGCGAAGACAAAGGCGTCCTTGCGGGCGCGTTTGACGCCGGTGGCCACGGCCGGGGCGCGGCCGTGCGGGGCCTCGACGGTGTCGACGAGGACGTAGTTGTAGATAAAGACCGAGCAGCCGATGGCGCTGACCGCAATGGTTTTCTCCACCAGTCCGAACTCTTCCAGGCACTCGGCCACGATGCGGTGGATCACGCCGTGCTGGCAGCCGGGACAGTAGTGGGTGGGCACGTCGGCCAGGACGTCCGGGCGGTCGAATACAAGTTGTTCCTGCATGTTAAGCCCCCTTCACAGCGGCGCGGATGGGCGCGTCGAAGTCTTCGGGCGTCGGCATGTTTCCGGGGAGGAAGCCGAAGAAGTCCGAATCGGCGATGCCGCGCACGGCCAGACGCACGTCGTCGACCATCTGGCCGAGGTTGTGCTCGATGGTGAGAAACCGCTTGCCCTGTCCGGCCAGGGCGCGCAGCTCGGCCTCGGGGAAGGGGAACAGCGTGATGGGCCGGAACAGCCCGACCTTAAGCCCCTTGGCCCGAAGGGTGCGCACCGTGGACTTGGCGATGCGGCCGATGGAGCCGAAGGCCACCACGATCAGTTCGGCGTCGGCAGTCTCGAAGGCCTCGTAGCGCACTTCGGCCTGCATGGACTGGTACTTCTGCTGCAAATGCAGGTTCTGGCCGGCCAGGGCTCCGTCGTCGAGGAAAAGCGACTTGAGGATGCGCGGGGCGCGCTGTCCGCGTCCGGTCAGCTTCCAGTCGGCCCCGGCTTCGGGGTCGATGGGGAGCGGGGCGCGCGGGGCCACCGGCTCCTTCATCTGGCCGACGATGGCGTCGCCGAGGATGAGCACGGGATTGCGGTATTTAAAGGCCAGATCAAAGGCCTCGAAGGTCAGGTCGTAGCATTCCTGGCAGCTGGCCGGGGCCAGGACCAGGGTGCGGTAGTCGCCATGGCCGCCGCCCTTGACGGACTGGTAGTAGTCGCCCTGGGAAGAACCGATATCGCCAAGGCCGGGGCCGCCCCGGTTCATGTTGACGATGACGCCGGGCAGTTCGGAACCGGCCATGTAGGAGATGGCCTCCTGCATGAGCGACACGCCCGGGCTTGACGAGGTGGTCATGGCCCGCACGCCGCAGGCGGCCGCGCCAAGCAGCATGTTGGCCGAGGCCACTTCGGATTCGGCCTGGACAAATTCGCCGCCAATGGCCGGCATGGCCGAGGACAGCTTTTCCGGGATGTCGTTTTGGGGGGTGAT
This window encodes:
- a CDS encoding 2-oxoacid:acceptor oxidoreductase family protein — protein: MSLYQDVIIAGFGGQGVMLIGNLLAYAGMEHGLNVTYIPVYGPEMRGGTANCTVVISDDAIGSPIIRSPKSLIIMNRPSLDKFQPQLIDGGVLIVNSSLIDPALADAARVRLVPVACNEIADSLGNTRMANMVALGAYVEATGVLPLSAVEDSLGHVIAKHYSHLIPKNAEALRAGAAAVGKA
- a CDS encoding thiamine pyrophosphate-dependent enzyme, translating into MQEQLVFDRPDVLADVPTHYCPGCQHGVIHRIVAECLEEFGLVEKTIAVSAIGCSVFIYNYVLVDTVEAPHGRAPAVATGVKRARKDAFVFAYQGDGDLASIGLAEIMHAANRGERISVIFVNNTVYGMTGGQMAPTTMIGQKTTTCPGGRCLEREGGPMHMAEIIATLGGVAYCARTAVNNMKNMAQTKRAIRRAFETQLNDEGFGFVEILATCPTNWKLSPVASNERIGKEMIPEFPLGVFKDAAKEE
- a CDS encoding 3-methyl-2-oxobutanoate dehydrogenase subunit VorB — its product is MSAKRIFIKGNEAIAQGALDAGCRCYFGYPITPQNDIPEKLSSAMPAIGGEFVQAESEVASANMLLGAAACGVRAMTTSSSPGVSLMQEAISYMAGSELPGVIVNMNRGGPGLGDIGSSQGDYYQSVKGGGHGDYRTLVLAPASCQECYDLTFEAFDLAFKYRNPVLILGDAIVGQMKEPVAPRAPLPIDPEAGADWKLTGRGQRAPRILKSLFLDDGALAGQNLHLQQKYQSMQAEVRYEAFETADAELIVVAFGSIGRIAKSTVRTLRAKGLKVGLFRPITLFPFPEAELRALAGQGKRFLTIEHNLGQMVDDVRLAVRGIADSDFFGFLPGNMPTPEDFDAPIRAAVKGA